In one window of Gopherus evgoodei ecotype Sinaloan lineage chromosome 9, rGopEvg1_v1.p, whole genome shotgun sequence DNA:
- the MTERF4 gene encoding transcription termination factor 4, mitochondrial, producing the protein MHSSSLGPIRELSGRAAWILQGCRLVPSTHLPVTRQSWLCAFPSAGLSASFCPLLSSGRRLASVAPSEWSGRGLSSAGWEQDSNEPAPSGKLLEAVRLSLVAQQRQADIGNSELGKMLNSFSDMGFNNAQIMQLFGLQPRLAPQTRLAVVSELLLLGLDADSTLKVLQKSPEVLRMTAQQLRHRADYLRRLDLGEGNLQRVVSHCPSIFTLSWKKIDAVVRVFKEKCIFTVDQVTEILHHCPNVLLEEPHDLEYKFQYVYFRMGVKHKAMVKSGLFRTPVAEVKNRHIFLERLGLYQTPDKKGQTQIVNPKLKEIVQVSEGDFLAKIAHSSLEEFEVFKKLLAREEEEGDQDIASEERDSASEGEGEMSDSEEGN; encoded by the exons AtgcacagcagcagcctgggccCGATACGAGAGTTATCGGGGCGCGCGGCCTGG ATCCTGCAGGGATGCAGACTGGTTCCCAGCACCCATCTCCCTGTTACAAGACAGTCATGGTTGTGTGCCTTTCCATCTGCTGGATTGTCTGCCTCTTTCTGCCCTCTGTTAAGCAGTGGGCGTAGACTGGCGTCCGTGGCCCCATCAGAATGGAGTGGTAGGGGCTTGTCCTCTGCTGGTTGGGAGCAGGATAGCAATGAGCCAGCACCCAGTGGAAAGCTCCTGGAAGCTGTCCGTCTGTCCCTGGTGGCACAGCAGAGACAAGCTGATATAGGGAACTCGGAGCTGGGGAAGATGTTGAATTCATTCTCTGACATGGGATTCAATAACGCCCAGATAATGCAGCTGTTTGGGTTGCAGCCCAGGCTGGCTCCTCAGACACGGCTGGCGGTGGTTTCCGAGCTCCTTCTGTTGGGCTTGGATGCTGACTCCACGCTGAAGGTCTTGCAGAAGAGCCCTGAGGTGCTAAGGATGACGGCCCAGCAACTGAGGCATCGTGCAGACTACCTGCGGAGACTGGACCTCGGAGAAG GGAACCTGCAGCGAGTGGTGAGCCACTGCCCCAGTATCTTCACCTTGTCCTGGAAGAAAATAGATGCAGTGGTTCGGGTGTTCAAGGAGAAGTGTATTTTCACAGTGGATCAGGTGACAGAGATTCTGCATCACTGCCCCAATGTCCTGTTGGAGGAACCGCATGACCTGGAGTACAAATTCCAG TACGTGTACTTCAGAATGGGAGTAAAGCACAAAGCAatggtgaaatctggtctcttccGAACTCCAGTAGCTGAGGTCAAGAACCGGCACATCTTCTTAGAGCGCCTGGGGCTTTATCAAACCCCTGACAAGAAAGGCCAGACCCAGATCGTCAACCCGAAACTGAAGGAGATCGTCCAAGTCTCAGAAGGGGACTTCCTGGCCAAGATAGCCCACTCCTCCTTGGAGGAGTTTGAAGTCTTTAAGAAGCTGCTGGctcgggaggaggaggagggggatcaggatATAGCGTCTGAAGAGAGAGACTCAGCCAGcgaaggggaaggggaaatgtCTGACAGTGAGGAAGGAAACTGA